A genomic stretch from bacterium includes:
- the mreD gene encoding rod shape-determining protein MreD, whose product MRSLRTLIAIALILLVQTMVLGRFERLQAIDLFLLFNVYYALNFSPLSCIAVSVTSGLIQDAFTGGIIGMNAFSKTIVAYSIAVLSSRLMIKHPFILMMLVAVSTGVDLLTINMLNRLFSLPQMVLSYQVFLTATILNMLVGLLGFHIADRIRTRMEYA is encoded by the coding sequence GTGAGATCGTTACGAACTCTTATTGCCATTGCTCTGATATTGCTTGTGCAAACGATGGTTTTGGGACGTTTTGAAAGATTGCAAGCGATCGACTTATTTCTTTTGTTTAATGTTTATTATGCTTTGAACTTTTCGCCGTTAAGCTGTATTGCGGTAAGCGTTACCAGTGGATTGATACAGGATGCGTTTACCGGCGGGATCATCGGAATGAATGCCTTTTCAAAAACAATCGTCGCGTATTCGATCGCGGTTCTCAGCTCACGGCTCATGATCAAACACCCCTTTATCCTGATGATGCTTGTTGCTGTTTCCACGGGAGTGGACCTGCTTACGATAAACATGCTGAACCGGCTCTTTAGTCTTCCTCAAATGGTGCTCTCTTACCAGGTTTTTCTGACAGCGACCATCTTAAATATGCTGGTTGGGCTTCTTGGATTCCACATTGCTGATCGCATTCGCACAAGGATGGAGTACGCATAA
- the mrdA gene encoding penicillin-binding protein 2: MFGEPIDRDLINRRINLIAGVVLCVFLMLLGSFWYMQIIKGPYYEQLAGENLYKEDPIPAPRGLIVDRNKKILAENRLSHNLFITPRLSRNLTSTIEFLSTVLATPQQDLYRIIKKEGPLHSSSPIMLYQDMTLPQLAYISARKIEYPEIDIHHEQKRSYLYGPLFSHVIGYVGELTEDQERAKDFPEAKRRDIVGQSGLERQYNRPLMGRAGMERKVVNSYGAVLKEFPPIRDEPVPGKVLRLGIDYNMQKATEDIFKEGNRYGAVVAMDIKTGDILVLYNKPLFDPNDFIPKIAPAKWKELISDPQHPLQNRVIQNKFSPGSTFKLVMALAALQEKKITPETTFGCGGAQFIYNRTFRCWKPGGHGSVSLYRAIMQSCDVYFYNVGMRLDIDVIAKYARLLGLGSLTNIDLPNEVKGLVPDREWKRRTTNDKWYPGETISVAIGQGPILATTLQMASLYATIATDGNIIQPHVVSSVLDMSGKTLEKSRSRKEKVEGIDRENFELVKKALWGVVNDHGTGGRARVDGYDVCGKTGTVQVVGYDRGKGLSEKQKEKYGDHAWFISFAPVTDPQVAVAVFVEHGGHGSDAAAPVAKKIFETYFADRKIPPFSQPKLKVVAKTPAPAPVEETLIE; this comes from the coding sequence ATGTTTGGTGAACCGATCGACAGGGATTTGATCAACCGCCGAATTAATCTCATTGCTGGAGTCGTCCTGTGCGTTTTCTTGATGCTCCTGGGCAGTTTCTGGTACATGCAGATCATCAAGGGACCCTATTACGAACAGCTCGCAGGTGAGAATCTATACAAAGAGGATCCGATTCCTGCTCCGCGCGGACTCATTGTAGACCGCAATAAAAAAATCCTTGCTGAAAACCGGCTCAGTCACAATCTTTTTATTACTCCGCGTCTGTCACGAAATCTGACAAGTACGATCGAGTTCTTATCAACAGTATTGGCCACGCCGCAGCAGGACCTTTACCGCATCATAAAAAAGGAAGGGCCGCTTCATTCTTCGAGTCCGATCATGCTGTATCAGGATATGACTTTACCTCAGCTTGCCTATATTTCTGCGCGAAAGATCGAGTATCCCGAAATTGATATTCATCATGAACAGAAGCGCAGCTATCTTTATGGTCCGCTCTTTTCGCACGTCATCGGCTACGTTGGAGAATTAACCGAGGATCAAGAAAGGGCAAAGGATTTTCCTGAAGCAAAGCGCCGGGATATCGTGGGTCAATCAGGCCTGGAACGGCAATACAATCGTCCCTTAATGGGACGCGCGGGAATGGAGCGAAAAGTAGTGAATAGCTACGGCGCAGTGCTGAAAGAATTTCCTCCTATTCGGGATGAACCGGTGCCGGGGAAAGTGCTCAGGCTGGGCATTGACTACAACATGCAGAAAGCAACTGAAGACATTTTCAAGGAAGGAAACCGTTACGGCGCCGTTGTAGCCATGGATATCAAGACCGGTGACATCCTGGTGTTGTACAACAAACCACTTTTTGATCCTAATGATTTCATTCCGAAGATCGCTCCGGCAAAATGGAAAGAGCTCATCAGCGATCCACAACATCCTCTTCAGAATCGAGTTATTCAAAACAAGTTTTCACCCGGGTCGACCTTCAAGCTTGTGATGGCGTTGGCCGCGCTGCAAGAAAAAAAGATAACCCCGGAAACGACTTTCGGTTGTGGCGGAGCGCAGTTCATTTATAACAGAACCTTCCGCTGTTGGAAGCCGGGTGGGCACGGTAGCGTAAGTCTCTACCGCGCCATCATGCAATCCTGCGATGTCTATTTTTACAATGTAGGAATGCGATTGGATATAGATGTAATTGCAAAGTATGCGCGATTGCTTGGACTCGGGTCTTTGACCAACATCGATCTTCCCAATGAGGTAAAAGGTCTGGTTCCGGACCGTGAATGGAAGCGCCGGACAACCAATGACAAATGGTATCCTGGGGAAACCATTTCTGTTGCAATCGGACAAGGGCCGATTCTGGCTACCACTCTTCAAATGGCTTCGCTATATGCAACCATCGCAACCGATGGAAACATCATTCAACCGCACGTTGTGAGCTCCGTTCTTGATATGAGCGGAAAGACTCTGGAAAAGTCCCGTTCACGCAAAGAAAAAGTGGAAGGAATTGACCGTGAGAATTTTGAGCTCGTCAAAAAAGCTCTCTGGGGCGTTGTGAATGATCATGGAACCGGAGGAAGAGCGCGCGTCGATGGCTATGACGTGTGCGGCAAAACCGGCACCGTTCAGGTGGTCGGTTACGATCGTGGAAAAGGACTTTCCGAAAAGCAAAAAGAAAAATATGGTGATCACGCCTGGTTTATTTCCTTTGCTCCAGTGACCGATCCGCAAGTAGCCGTGGCGGTATTCGTCGAGCATGGAGGGCATGGTTCCGATGCAGCCGCTCCGGTGGCAAAAAAGA
- the mreC gene encoding rod shape-determining protein MreC: MNELEKAPRRSFPIFVGIMILLLGIMSYQVADPLTGRSVLATLGYRIFSPVQTALSGLTNIVAGGIRNYFLLTRTSKENARLLKEVSELKIQNRMAHEIQQENQRLRKMLELRERLPYLLIPGEVVARDSKAAQSRTLMINRGTRHGITSEMPVVTPEGIVGMTIFVDVLSAKVLMITDTSASIGAMLEKGRVAGILSGDGQNSCILKFLPINVQVKKGDLVVTSGQEGIFPEGLAVGRVFQEVKESTLYRSFEVVPFPNFTSVNEVLFMKQAKSGPQ, from the coding sequence ATGAATGAACTCGAAAAAGCGCCGCGAAGATCCTTCCCGATTTTTGTAGGAATCATGATTCTATTGCTGGGGATCATGTCATACCAGGTTGCGGATCCACTAACAGGACGTAGCGTCCTTGCAACTCTTGGTTACAGGATATTTTCCCCGGTGCAAACTGCGCTCTCCGGTCTTACGAATATTGTAGCAGGCGGAATCAGGAACTATTTCCTGTTGACTCGGACGAGCAAAGAAAATGCAAGATTGCTGAAAGAGGTTTCTGAGCTAAAAATCCAGAACCGCATGGCACATGAAATCCAGCAGGAAAATCAACGACTGCGCAAAATGCTGGAACTACGGGAAAGACTTCCCTATCTGTTGATTCCCGGGGAAGTGGTCGCGCGCGACTCCAAAGCCGCGCAATCCAGAACATTGATGATCAATCGCGGAACGCGTCACGGTATCACCTCCGAAATGCCCGTAGTGACTCCGGAAGGGATTGTGGGGATGACGATTTTTGTAGACGTACTGTCGGCGAAGGTCCTCATGATTACAGATACGTCCGCCTCGATTGGCGCCATGCTGGAAAAGGGAAGAGTTGCGGGAATCTTGAGCGGCGATGGACAAAATTCTTGCATTTTGAAGTTCCTTCCTATTAACGTTCAGGTAAAAAAAGGAGATCTGGTGGTAACATCGGGACAGGAAGGAATTTTTCCGGAAGGTCTGGCGGTGGGACGAGTTTTTCAGGAAGTAAAGGAATCCACGCTTTATCGCAGTTTTGAAGTAGTTCCTTTTCCAAATTTTACTTCGGTCAATGAAGTTCTGTTCATGAAACAAGCAAAAAGTGGTCCGCAGTGA